The following are from one region of the Sandaracinus amylolyticus genome:
- a CDS encoding sigma 54-interacting transcriptional regulator: MPSLKWIRPEGRPKVYSIFKKLTSIGRAGGNDIPIEDRSLAEYHAQIVFDGREFNLNEVDREGEILINGKKKRRCKIQHADRLTLGGVELVFSAFDESVDRDGPSSDEDASVAAELSGLRKLHELSMRLMQSRSMQEQLELLMDTVLEATHASKGFLVLLENGDTKISVARHLAGRPLPEAEQLLSDSIVKKVLESRQPLIVSDAVNDTFFGASQSVMNLQLASVMCAPLIAQGQLLGLIYVGNDSVRGLFEESSLDVLTIFASQASLLLQNAMLLDQLRSDRDQLAEQLNERRFGDIVGTNPSLVEVFRKVEKVASTDISVLITGETGTGKELIAREIHRRSPRHAGPFVVVNCGAIPENLMESELFGHVRGAFTGAIATRQGKFQAASGGTLFLDEIGEMPLSLQVKLLRALQEKVVVKVGDTKAERVDIRVVAATNRNLEDEIRKSAFREDLYYRLNVVNLHLPPLRERGDDVLVLAKFFLAKYAEELNPKVKGFTPNALIAIRKYEWPGNIRQLENRIKKAIVLCDKTLVGPEDMDLFPEALQPIMTLTQAREDFQRRYILEVLERNNGNRTKTARDLGVDPRTIFRYLEGMPDAPEPGGPPTE, translated from the coding sequence ATGCCTTCGCTGAAGTGGATCCGGCCCGAAGGGCGGCCGAAGGTCTACTCGATCTTCAAGAAGCTCACGTCGATCGGCCGTGCCGGCGGCAACGACATCCCGATCGAGGACCGCTCGCTCGCCGAGTACCACGCGCAGATCGTCTTCGACGGACGCGAGTTCAACCTCAACGAGGTCGACCGCGAAGGCGAGATCCTCATCAACGGCAAGAAGAAGCGCCGCTGCAAGATCCAGCACGCGGATCGCCTCACGCTCGGCGGGGTCGAGCTCGTCTTCTCCGCGTTCGACGAGTCGGTGGATCGCGACGGTCCCTCGAGCGACGAGGACGCGTCGGTCGCGGCCGAGCTCTCGGGTCTGCGCAAGCTCCACGAGCTCTCGATGCGGCTCATGCAGAGCCGCTCGATGCAGGAGCAGCTCGAGCTGCTGATGGACACCGTCCTCGAGGCGACCCACGCGTCGAAGGGCTTCCTCGTCCTGCTGGAGAACGGCGACACGAAGATCAGCGTCGCGCGCCACCTCGCGGGCCGCCCGCTGCCCGAGGCCGAGCAGCTGCTCAGCGACTCGATCGTGAAGAAGGTGCTCGAGTCGCGTCAGCCGCTGATCGTGAGCGACGCGGTGAACGACACGTTCTTCGGCGCGAGCCAGAGCGTCATGAACCTGCAGCTCGCGAGCGTGATGTGCGCGCCGCTGATCGCGCAGGGCCAGCTCCTCGGGCTCATCTACGTCGGCAACGACAGCGTGCGCGGCCTCTTCGAGGAGAGCTCGCTCGACGTGCTCACGATCTTCGCGTCGCAGGCCTCGCTGCTGCTGCAGAACGCGATGCTCCTCGATCAGCTGCGCAGCGATCGCGATCAGCTCGCGGAGCAGCTCAACGAGCGTCGCTTCGGCGACATCGTCGGCACGAACCCCTCGCTCGTCGAGGTCTTCCGCAAGGTCGAGAAGGTCGCGTCGACCGACATCTCGGTGCTCATCACGGGCGAGACCGGCACCGGCAAGGAGCTCATCGCGCGCGAGATCCACCGTCGCTCGCCGCGCCACGCCGGGCCCTTCGTCGTCGTGAACTGCGGCGCGATCCCCGAGAACCTCATGGAGAGCGAGCTCTTCGGCCACGTGCGCGGCGCCTTCACCGGCGCGATCGCGACGCGCCAGGGCAAGTTCCAGGCGGCGAGCGGAGGCACGCTCTTCCTCGACGAGATCGGCGAGATGCCGCTCTCTCTGCAGGTGAAGCTGCTTCGCGCGCTGCAGGAGAAGGTCGTCGTCAAGGTCGGCGACACCAAGGCCGAGCGCGTCGACATCCGCGTCGTCGCGGCGACCAACCGCAACCTCGAGGACGAGATCCGCAAGAGCGCGTTCCGCGAGGACCTCTACTACCGCCTCAACGTCGTGAACCTGCACCTGCCGCCGCTGCGCGAGCGGGGCGACGACGTGCTCGTCCTCGCGAAGTTCTTCCTCGCGAAGTACGCCGAGGAGCTGAACCCGAAGGTGAAGGGCTTCACGCCCAACGCGCTGATCGCGATCCGGAAGTACGAGTGGCCGGGCAACATCCGGCAGCTCGAGAATCGCATCAAGAAGGCGATCGTCCTCTGCGACAAGACGCTGGTCGGCCCCGAGGACATGGACCTCTTCCCCGAGGCCCTGCAGCCGATCATGACGCTCACCCAGGCGCGCGAGGACTTCCAGCGCCGCTACATCCTCGAGGTCCTCGAGCGGAACAACGGCAACCGCACGAAGACGGCGCGCGACCTCGGCGTCGATCCGCGCACCATCTTCCGCTACCTCGAGGGCATGCCCGACGCGCCCGAGCCCGGCGGCCCGCCCACCGAGTGA